A window of the Kineococcus mangrovi genome harbors these coding sequences:
- a CDS encoding Uma2 family endonuclease, with translation MTVTTPLTAGEPMTWDEYEALPEDPHREYIDGVVVVTPAPGLQHQRISVALVTRLREVLPPTHDATVAWGWRPGKDEFIPDVLVWARADETDDRRFTGTPALVVEVLSTNRRDDLLLKMAKYAAAGLPNYWIVDPRERTLSVHVLDDSGVFRADRVLRDGEPAVPLTFGPASLVVDLGALLP, from the coding sequence GTGACGGTGACCACACCGCTGACCGCTGGCGAGCCCATGACCTGGGACGAGTACGAGGCTCTGCCGGAGGACCCCCACCGTGAGTACATCGACGGAGTCGTCGTCGTGACCCCTGCGCCCGGCCTGCAGCACCAGAGGATCTCCGTGGCGCTCGTGACCCGACTGCGGGAGGTGCTCCCCCCGACGCACGACGCCACGGTGGCCTGGGGCTGGAGACCCGGGAAGGACGAGTTCATCCCCGACGTCCTCGTCTGGGCCCGCGCGGACGAGACGGACGACCGGCGGTTCACCGGCACCCCCGCCCTGGTGGTCGAGGTGCTGTCCACCAACCGTCGCGACGACCTGCTCCTGAAGATGGCGAAGTACGCCGCTGCGGGGCTGCCGAACTACTGGATCGTCGACCCCCGCGAGCGCACGCTGTCGGTCCACGTCCTCGACGACAGCGGGGTGTTCCGCGCCGACCGCGTCCTGCGGGACGGCGAGCCCGCCGTCCCGCTGACGTTCGGCCCGGCGAGCCTGGTCGTCGACCTCGGCGCGCTGCTGCCGTAG